Proteins from a genomic interval of Methanoplanus endosymbiosus:
- a CDS encoding HEPN domain-containing protein gives MITDNYELLKKGIIKELKYDPRKVEDAIKLSERDLRTALSLLEIDPDWAYNIAYNSMLQATRALMFHNGFRPSGSNQHVAVVKYAEIHIEKKWSLQLDRMRRKRHSLVYDQAGVISDTEVINALNRAESYFRVIENIIRTS, from the coding sequence ATGATTACGGATAATTATGAATTGCTGAAAAAGGGCATAATAAAAGAGTTAAAGTATGATCCCAGGAAAGTTGAAGATGCAATAAAACTTTCAGAACGCGATCTCAGAACGGCACTCTCACTTCTGGAGATTGATCCTGACTGGGCATATAATATAGCATATAATTCAATGCTTCAGGCAACACGGGCACTTATGTTCCATAATGGATTCAGACCCTCCGGTTCAAATCAGCATGTAGCTGTAGTAAAATATGCAGAGATTCACATTGAAAAAAAATGGTCCCTGCAACTGGACAGAATGAGAAGAAAAAGACATTCCCTCGTTTATGATCAGGCAGGAGTAATTTCTGATACAGAAGTAATAAACGCCTTAAACCGTGCAGAAAGTTATTTCAGAGTAATTGAAAATATTATCAGGACATCCTGA
- a CDS encoding nucleotidyltransferase domain-containing protein, whose protein sequence is MDILSLFLLNPDIDKYLREIARETGDNVNSVRRELNNLEGIGLLKSLWRGKQKYYSVNKSFPLYNELKSVFMKTAGAGSMISEDLTELKGINRTFIFGSYAQGNFGPDSDIDLMVIGDVNEDLLIETISVLEEKTGREINYILMTEKEYKSRENSGDPFISEIKSGKIIELKV, encoded by the coding sequence GTGGATATTCTAAGCCTGTTTCTTCTTAATCCGGACATAGATAAATATCTCCGGGAAATTGCAAGAGAAACCGGCGACAATGTCAATTCAGTCAGAAGAGAATTAAATAATCTCGAAGGTATTGGTTTATTAAAGAGTTTGTGGAGAGGAAAACAGAAGTATTATTCCGTTAATAAATCATTTCCACTGTACAATGAGTTAAAATCAGTATTCATGAAAACCGCCGGAGCAGGCAGCATGATCTCTGAAGATTTAACAGAATTAAAAGGAATAAACCGGACATTTATATTTGGATCATATGCACAGGGGAATTTTGGGCCCGACAGTGATATTGATCTAATGGTAATTGGTGATGTGAATGAAGATTTATTAATTGAGACCATTTCAGTGCTTGAAGAAAAAACAGGGCGTGAAATTAATTATATCCTGATGACAGAAAAAGAATATAAATCCAGAGAGAACTCAGGGGACCCCTTTATCTCAGAGATAAAATCCGGAAAAATAATTGAACTGAAGGTATGA
- a CDS encoding cyclase family protein, producing the protein MKLEPAKSIEKGDSSNTTLITFNGHSGTHIDAPNHFCGRALTVSETLKPENIIEGAVCIDIPKTGDRPVIPEDIKPYIHEIKDTEALFIRTGSGDIRDADPDTYATVHPWIHPDVPDYLREICPELRFFGLDAISVSVPSFRQEGRECHRNFLCKSPEIMLIEDLNLSSPELLEQSWRLRFYPVIFDRIDGVPVLVFAEFYE; encoded by the coding sequence ATGAAACTTGAGCCTGCAAAATCCATTGAAAAGGGAGACAGTTCCAATACAACCCTCATCACCTTCAACGGACATTCCGGGACACATATTGACGCACCAAATCATTTCTGCGGCAGGGCGCTGACAGTATCTGAAACTTTAAAGCCGGAAAATATAATAGAAGGGGCGGTCTGTATCGACATCCCTAAAACAGGTGACAGACCTGTAATTCCGGAGGATATAAAACCCTATATCCATGAGATAAAAGATACTGAAGCACTCTTTATCAGAACAGGTTCTGGTGACATCAGGGACGCTGACCCCGACACCTATGCCACAGTGCATCCGTGGATCCATCCGGATGTACCGGATTACCTCAGGGAAATCTGCCCGGAACTGAGATTCTTTGGCCTGGATGCAATATCAGTGTCTGTTCCTTCCTTCAGGCAGGAGGGCAGGGAATGCCACAGAAATTTCCTCTGTAAATCCCCGGAGATAATGCTTATAGAAGACTTAAATCTCTCATCACCGGAACTTTTGGAGCAGTCATGGCGGCTTAGGTTTTATCCGGTGATCTTTGACAGAATTGATGGTGTGCCCGTCCTTGTATTTGCAGAGTTTTATGAGTGA
- a CDS encoding YIP1 family protein, which produces MSGDSEKIKGFLINPVETFQKQSGEHLGAAYRYYVVLLVLFSVLYGIVAIVMDMSVFNTTIASLSSIPGMEWAASLASFGNFAVSFDIFFIYVMFVISLFSIFISGLMLHCFVLLLGGEKGYSQTIKSMMYAYTPYLIFGWIPYVNIIAAIWMLALQVIGIRELQGIQTEHALLVVLLPVFLVLFGFLLFGIVIATFLSGFAGMLGFA; this is translated from the coding sequence ATGTCTGGTGATAGCGAAAAAATAAAGGGTTTTCTCATAAATCCTGTGGAAACCTTCCAAAAACAGAGTGGAGAACATCTTGGTGCTGCTTACAGGTATTATGTTGTTCTTCTGGTTCTCTTCTCAGTCCTCTACGGGATTGTTGCAATTGTAATGGATATGAGCGTATTCAACACTACTATTGCCTCGCTGAGCAGTATTCCGGGGATGGAATGGGCAGCATCTTTAGCATCATTCGGAAACTTTGCAGTCTCCTTTGATATATTCTTCATCTATGTGATGTTTGTCATATCCCTATTCTCAATCTTCATCTCCGGCCTTATGCTTCACTGCTTTGTGCTCTTGCTTGGAGGAGAAAAGGGGTATTCACAGACTATAAAGTCAATGATGTATGCTTACACCCCTTACCTTATCTTCGGATGGATACCCTATGTGAACATAATTGCGGCAATATGGATGCTTGCACTTCAGGTAATAGGCATTCGCGAACTTCAGGGGATACAGACAGAACATGCCTTACTTGTGGTTCTGCTGCCGGTGTTCCTGGTTTTATTTGGATTCCTACTCTTTGGAATTGTAATTGCAACCTTCCTTTCAGGTTTTGCAGGTATGCTGGGCTTTGCCTGA